A genomic segment from Glycine max cultivar Williams 82 chromosome 1, Glycine_max_v4.0, whole genome shotgun sequence encodes:
- the LOC100814425 gene encoding malate dehydrogenase, glyoxysomal has protein sequence MKVSQDTGKKCKVRGFLGQQQLEDALIGMDLVIIPAGVPRKPGMTRDDLFNINAGIVKTLCEAIAKCCPKAIVNFISNPVNSTVPIEAEVFKSAGTYDPKRLLGVTMLSVVRANTFVAEVLGVDPRDVDVPVVGGHAGITILPLLSQIKPPCSFTPKEIEYLTDRIQNGGTEVVEAKAGAGSATLSMAYAAVKFADACLHALRGDAGIIECAYVASQVAELPFFASKVRLGRGGVEEILPLGPLNDCERESLEKAKKELAASIEKGISFIRKSVVDDSSSRK, from the exons GTTAGGGGGTTTTTGGGGCAGCAGCAGCTTGAGGATGCACTTATAGGCATGGACTTGGTGATCATCCCTGCTGGTGTTCCCCGCAAACCTGGAATGACAAGAGACGATCTATTCAATATAAATGCTGGAATTGTTAAAACGTTGTGTGAAGCAATTGCAAAGTGCTGTCCTAAAGCCATTGTCAACTTCATAAGCAATCCAGTTAACTCCACGGTCCCAATTGAAGCCGAAGTTTTCAAAAGTGCTGGTACTTATGATCCCAAGAGACTTTTGGGAGTCACTATGCTTAGTGTTGTTAGAGCCAATACGTTTGTG GCAGAAGTTCTAGGTGTTGATCCAAGGGATGTGGATGTCCCAGTTGTTGGAGGACATGCTGGAATCACAATTTTACCTCTTCTTTCTCAG ATTAAACCTCCTTGCTCTTTCACCCCAAAAGAAATTGAGTACCTGACTGATCGCATACAAAATGGTGGAACTGAAGTTGTTGAG GCCAAAGCTGGAGCTGGTTCTGCAACACTATCAATG GCATATGCTGCTGTTAAATTTGCAGATGCATGCCTTCATGCCCTGAGAGGAGATGCTGGCATCATTGAATGTGCATATGTTGCTTCACAG GTGGCTGAACTCCCGTTCTTTGCATCAAAAGTACGGCTTGGCCGAGGTGGGGTTGAGGAAATTCTTCCTCTTGGTCCCCTGAATGATTGTGAGAG GGAGAGTTTGGAAAAGGCCAAGAAAGAGTTAGCAGCAAGCATTGAGAAGGGTATTTCTTTCATCAGAAAATCAGTAGTTGATGACAGTTCGTCCCGAAAATAA